The Agrococcus carbonis genome has a window encoding:
- the mnmA gene encoding tRNA 2-thiouridine(34) synthase MnmA — protein sequence MKVLAAMSGGVDSAVAAARAVDAGHEVVGVHLALSRMPGTLRTGSRGCCTVEDAMDARRVANALGIPFYVWDFSERFHDDVVQDFVDEYAAGRTPNPCLRCNEKIKFEALLDRAIGLGFDRVVTGHYARVERTPKGPELHRAADWAKDQSYVLGVLTGAQLERCWFPLAETPTKAEVRAEAAERGFLLAQKPDSHDICFIPDGDTRGFLAERLGSEPGEIVDRDGTPVGAHEGVHGYTVGQRRGLALGVPSPDGRPRFVLEVRPSTRQLVVGPKEALAVTRLAGTRISHAGAPHPALAHGAPGDGLEVEVQIRAHADPVPARARRVGDELVIDADEPLTGVATGQSAVLYLGTRVLGQVTIDRTVAADVVVA from the coding sequence ATGAAGGTGCTGGCCGCGATGTCCGGCGGGGTCGACTCCGCCGTGGCCGCAGCGCGCGCCGTCGACGCCGGCCACGAGGTCGTGGGGGTGCACCTCGCGCTCAGCCGGATGCCCGGCACGCTGCGCACCGGGAGTCGCGGCTGCTGCACCGTCGAGGACGCGATGGACGCGCGCCGCGTCGCCAACGCGCTCGGCATCCCGTTCTACGTGTGGGACTTCTCGGAGCGCTTCCACGACGACGTCGTGCAGGACTTCGTCGACGAGTACGCGGCAGGCCGCACGCCCAACCCCTGCTTGCGCTGCAACGAGAAGATCAAGTTCGAGGCGCTGCTCGACCGCGCGATCGGCCTCGGCTTCGACCGGGTCGTCACGGGGCACTACGCCCGCGTCGAGCGCACGCCCAAGGGGCCGGAGCTGCATCGCGCGGCCGACTGGGCGAAGGACCAGTCGTACGTGCTCGGCGTGCTGACCGGCGCGCAGCTCGAGCGGTGCTGGTTCCCGCTCGCCGAGACCCCGACGAAGGCCGAGGTGCGCGCGGAGGCCGCCGAGCGCGGCTTCCTGCTCGCGCAGAAGCCCGACAGCCACGACATCTGCTTCATCCCCGACGGCGACACGCGCGGCTTCCTCGCCGAGCGGCTCGGGAGCGAGCCGGGCGAGATCGTCGACCGCGACGGCACCCCCGTCGGCGCCCACGAAGGCGTGCACGGGTACACGGTGGGCCAGCGGCGCGGGCTCGCGCTCGGCGTGCCCTCGCCCGACGGCCGCCCGCGATTCGTGCTCGAGGTCAGGCCCTCCACCCGGCAGCTCGTCGTCGGGCCGAAGGAGGCGCTCGCCGTGACCCGCCTGGCCGGCACGCGCATCTCGCACGCCGGCGCCCCGCATCCGGCGCTCGCGCACGGTGCGCCGGGCGACGGGCTCGAGGTCGAGGTGCAGATCCGCGCTCACGCCGATCCCGTCCCGGCTCGCGCCCGCCGCGTCGGTGACGAGCTCGTGATCGACGCCGACGAGCCGCTCACCGGGGTCGCCACGGGCCAGTCGGCGGTGCTCTACCTCGGCACGCGCGTGCTGGGCCAGGTCACGATCGACCGCACGGTCGCGGCCGACGTCGTCGTCGCCTGA